TGTAATAGGTCAGCATCGTCGGCCCCTACAGACCGTTCAGCTTTGACGGTGACACCAGGAACTGGTTGCCCAGGCCCGTGTCATTTCGTACGAAAAGACCCGAGGCCCCGTGCAGCGCGGCCCGCTCCCCCGCCAGGCGGCCCATCAAGGCATTCACCTGCTGGTCCCACGTGTCCGCCAGCTTCTTCAGCCCCGCGGCCGTCTCCCAGTCTTCAAAGCCCTTCGCGGCGGCCTCTGTCGCCGCATCCGAATGCGTCGCGGCCTTCTTCGTATTCGGCTGTATCTCCGTCTCGATCATGCCTGCCGCTGCTGTCTTCTGCGCCGGTGTCGAGGCGAAGTCCGCAGGCCCACCCGGGACCAGCGGCCCCGCCGGCGCACCGTTCAACTGCATACCCGTCTCCGCGGCGCCTGCGCGCTCATGGTTCCAGTCCCGGTCGAACGACATCGCTCCCCCTCCGCCCAACTGTCCGGAGGATCACTCTAATCGAATGAGTCGAACTCATTTCCGGAGTTGCGCTTAGCGATCGCCAATGTCCGATACCTCCACGTGCGGCACTGCGGCGGGCACCGCCCCCCCCGACCCCCCGCGGCCGCCGAGCAATGTCCGCGCCGACCCGTCGGTCGACCCGCTGGCGTTCGCGTTGCTCAGCACAGCCTTCCGCTGCGCGACGTACGAATGCGAGGCCAACGGCATCGGCGCGGCCAACGTCTGGCCCATGCCCGGAATGGGCAGCGGCCACCATCACACGCGGCGCCTGACCGGCCTTCCGAGCAGCTCGGTCAAGTCTGCCTCGACGGCCGCGAGCAGCTTGGGTCCCCAGACGGTCAGTGTCTGTTCCCAGGGGTGGCCGAAGGTGCCCAGGCGCAGGTCGTCGGTGAGGTGGAGGTAGTAGTCGCCATTGGGATAGGCGCCTTTGCCGGGCCGGGGCGGCCGTCCGGGAACATCGGTGCGGCGGGGGTCGTAGCGATAGCCGTCGTGATTCCAGTCGAGCCAGTGGACGAACTCCCCGGGCTCGGTGGCGATGAGCAGTCCGCGCTGGACGATCGCGTCGAGTTCCGCGGGGAGGTCCGGGACGATCCGGTGGTGGGAGTGCAGGTTCCAGACGGCGGAGGGCACGGGATCGGTGATCGCGGGCCGGTTGGCGGCGCTCGGCCGGAAGTCGAAGTCCGCGTAGAAGCGGTCCCACAGCGGACCGTCGTCGTGGAGCCAGTCGAGGAACTGTGCGGGGCGGGTGGTCTCGGGGGTGCCCGGCGGGCTCCAGTGGTAGGAGCGGACAGTGGCGGCCTCGGTGAAGCCGGCTGCCAGGAGCCCTTCACGCAGGAGGCCGTCGGCTTCGGCGAGCAGGGGGTGGTTGAGCCAGCTGCTCTGCCGCCAACGGTCGGTGCAGACTCGGACGAAGTCCACATCGTCACTGGTGAAGCCACCAATGAGAGCGAAGGGGGGTTCGTCGGCGTGCGCCCAGGCGACCTCGGTGACGATCCCGTCCTCCAGCAGGACCTCGATGAGGACGTCACCCTCGTCCGAAGAACCGTCCGCGATCATTTCCGCGTACGGTGCCGCGTGGGGCCCGGGGGAACCGACGGCGACCTCCCAA
This sequence is a window from Streptomyces sp. NBC_00454. Protein-coding genes within it:
- a CDS encoding DUF2716 domain-containing protein, producing the protein MDMGEWWAMHEGLRGRVPAWHPVGVVVEVDGPVVRRHYGTHGTAEHAPLVPGTDTAAVVRSQQKAFTERAEQVEWKVYGHDSPDLAQELTAAGFTPGWERSVLIAAPLPGEQPTDVAEPREGVHNLYRVRGQAERAWEVAVGSPGPHAAPYAEMIADGSSDEGDVLIEVLLEDGIVTEVAWAHADEPPFALIGGFTSDDVDFVRVCTDRWRQSSWLNHPLLAEADGLLREGLLAAGFTEAATVRSYHWSPPGTPETTRPAQFLDWLHDDGPLWDRFYADFDFRPSAANRPAITDPVPSAVWNLHSHHRIVPDLPAELDAIVQRGLLIATEPGEFVHWLDWNHDGYRYDPRRTDVPGRPPRPGKGAYPNGDYYLHLTDDLRLGTFGHPWEQTLTVWGPKLLAAVEADLTELLGRPVRRRV